One window from the genome of Candidatus Poseidoniia archaeon encodes:
- a CDS encoding preprotein translocase subunit Sec61beta: MAKEKKTQGFQSAAGLIRYFDAEDSNALQISHWGVLLGGILAIMVVEVSTAVGLQTGAYVLAVGLSVIVLNEFRISRSRTL; encoded by the coding sequence ATGGCGAAGGAGAAGAAGACGCAGGGCTTCCAGTCGGCCGCGGGCCTCATCCGCTATTTTGACGCCGAGGACAGCAACGCGTTGCAGATATCGCACTGGGGCGTCCTGCTGGGTGGCATCCTCGCCATCATGGTCGTCGAGGTCTCGACGGCAGTCGGCCTCCAGACCGGAGCCTACGTGCTGGCTGTCGGCCTCTCCGTCATCGTCCTTAACGAATTCCGGATTTCGCGCTCGCGCACTCTCTAA
- a CDS encoding DUF92 domain-containing protein yields MELEPFQIALIALASGAIAGIAYKARVLDLVGAILAFLICFISATMGHWSWLLLLLIFVGGSFLATRFGFHYKLQLGVEESKEGTRGGTNVLSNGTVPALVALAYGGGWLSPEQALIAFTTALAAAAADTLASEIGVFAPAPVLITSPRTRVPPGTDGGISLIGSLAAGLSALSMSMISLAVFVLVGWPEGFEWKQAGNFNFLLLFLPTMLGFIGCQLDSVLGATAERRGWLGKGGVNFVAIGISALISLPLLDFFQN; encoded by the coding sequence GTGGAGCTGGAGCCGTTCCAGATAGCACTGATTGCGCTCGCGAGCGGAGCGATTGCCGGCATCGCCTACAAGGCGCGCGTGCTCGACCTGGTTGGCGCCATTCTGGCGTTCCTGATTTGCTTCATCTCGGCCACGATGGGCCACTGGAGCTGGCTGTTGCTGCTGCTCATCTTTGTCGGCGGCTCGTTCCTCGCGACCCGTTTCGGCTTCCACTACAAGCTCCAGCTCGGCGTCGAGGAATCCAAGGAGGGCACCCGCGGCGGCACCAACGTACTCTCGAACGGTACGGTGCCGGCGCTGGTCGCGCTGGCCTACGGCGGCGGATGGCTCAGCCCTGAGCAGGCGCTGATAGCGTTCACTACCGCGCTGGCGGCCGCGGCCGCCGACACGCTGGCTAGCGAAATCGGGGTATTCGCGCCGGCGCCGGTGCTGATTACCAGCCCCCGCACGCGGGTGCCGCCGGGGACCGACGGCGGCATTTCGCTTATTGGCTCGCTGGCGGCGGGACTTTCGGCGCTGAGCATGAGCATGATTTCACTCGCTGTGTTCGTTCTCGTGGGCTGGCCCGAAGGTTTTGAATGGAAACAGGCAGGGAATTTCAACTTCCTGCTGCTTTTCCTGCCGACAATGCTCGGTTTTATTGGTTGCCAGCTTGATTCAGTACTGGGTGCGACTGCTGAAAGGCGGGGATGGCTGGGAAAAGGCGGCGTAAATTTCGTCGCAATCGGCATAAGTGCGCTCATTTCGCTGCCATTACTGGACTTTTTCCAAAATTAA
- a CDS encoding DUF188 domain-containing protein: MTLVFPDTNILLWPFAGGPDFREAINEALPGCDIRIANCVLEELEMLGTPDAKSAAEFCQEMMVINLGIGGVDNVLLEAARRGAVVATNDRELVERILENRGRVLRPRGGYKLELLPAE, encoded by the coding sequence ATGACCCTCGTCTTCCCCGATACCAACATCCTGCTCTGGCCCTTCGCGGGCGGCCCTGACTTCCGCGAGGCGATTAACGAGGCGCTGCCGGGCTGCGATATCCGCATCGCCAACTGCGTGCTCGAGGAGCTGGAGATGCTCGGGACACCTGACGCGAAGTCGGCGGCCGAGTTCTGCCAGGAAATGATGGTTATCAACCTCGGTATCGGCGGCGTCGACAACGTGCTGCTCGAGGCGGCACGGCGCGGCGCGGTAGTGGCAACTAACGACCGCGAACTCGTCGAGAGAATCCTCGAGAACCGCGGGCGCGTGCTACGCCCCCGCGGCGGCTACAAGCTGGAGCTGCTGCCAGCAGAATGA
- a CDS encoding thioredoxin family protein, producing the protein MVLTESTMPALGTRAPDFALPEPGTGREWRLADFGAEALVVVFTCNHCPYAQAVEERVIALARGFAGRADFVAISANDAEGFPDDAPAKMAQRARVKDYPFPYLYDETQAVARAYGAACTPDFFLYGPAAGAAPQRRLAYRGRFDDNWQEPERVEHEELRDALEALLTGEPVAEPQLPALGCNIKWRE; encoded by the coding sequence GTGGTCCTGACCGAATCGACGATGCCGGCGCTCGGCACCCGTGCACCCGACTTCGCGCTGCCAGAGCCCGGTACCGGCCGTGAATGGCGACTAGCCGACTTCGGCGCCGAGGCGCTGGTGGTGGTATTCACCTGCAACCACTGCCCCTACGCGCAGGCAGTCGAGGAGCGCGTCATCGCGCTGGCGCGCGGCTTCGCGGGCCGCGCCGACTTCGTCGCCATCAGCGCCAACGACGCCGAAGGCTTTCCGGACGACGCGCCCGCGAAAATGGCGCAACGCGCGCGCGTGAAGGATTACCCGTTCCCCTACCTCTACGATGAAACACAGGCTGTCGCGCGCGCCTACGGGGCGGCGTGCACGCCCGACTTCTTCCTGTATGGCCCCGCCGCCGGCGCCGCTCCGCAACGGCGGCTTGCCTACCGGGGACGCTTCGACGACAACTGGCAGGAGCCCGAGCGCGTCGAGCACGAAGAGCTGCGCGACGCGCTCGAGGCGCTGCTCACGGGCGAGCCGGTCGCGGAGCCGCAACTGCCGGCGCTGGGGTGCAACATCAAGTGGCGGGAATAA
- a CDS encoding phosphomannomutase/phosphoglucomutase, with amino-acid sequence MATPRNIFRAYDIRGIYGSELTLVTAERVGATFAAYLVSKGASGRICIGRDARTSSPDLEAAVTSGLRSGGCDVESVGMVPIPVANWWTWRGDFAGGVYITASHNPAEYNGIRFRHPDGTGFTDGNTEVRDLFFAGEPLVSAAEGGLSRVPEAEVLELFATFAAERIGSLAGMRIALDPGNGVGGVILESLFQRFGATTKIINGEPDGRFPNRPSEPAPKNIGALMELVAASDFDCGIAFDGDCDRCVFVDNRGRAVPTEKIGILLVPELLKLRQGPVLANVPCSMVLEDEIPKLGAELVWIRVGDVFVCEELKKHNAILALEISAHLFAPDLTEFLFDDPLIISLKVLELLRASGRKLSELADEIPSLSYEELKFACPDDVKFDLNAALQADFTARGYRVETIDGVKVWLDDGWVLLRPSNTQPVMRMFIEARTPERLAEIRAEFTAEYELALASLSG; translated from the coding sequence ATGGCGACTCCCCGCAACATATTTCGCGCTTACGACATCCGCGGTATCTACGGCAGTGAGCTGACGCTCGTGACCGCCGAGCGTGTCGGCGCGACATTCGCGGCATACCTTGTCAGCAAGGGCGCTTCCGGCCGCATTTGTATTGGACGCGACGCGCGCACCAGTTCTCCTGACCTCGAGGCGGCGGTGACCTCTGGGCTGCGCAGCGGCGGCTGCGACGTCGAGTCGGTCGGGATGGTGCCGATTCCGGTCGCCAACTGGTGGACCTGGCGCGGCGATTTCGCCGGTGGGGTCTACATCACCGCCAGCCATAATCCGGCCGAATACAACGGCATCCGCTTCCGCCACCCTGATGGGACTGGCTTTACCGACGGCAACACGGAAGTGCGCGACTTATTCTTCGCCGGCGAGCCGCTCGTATCCGCGGCCGAGGGCGGGCTGTCGCGGGTCCCGGAAGCGGAAGTGCTGGAACTCTTCGCGACTTTCGCTGCCGAGCGCATCGGTTCACTGGCTGGCATGCGCATCGCGCTTGACCCCGGCAATGGCGTCGGCGGCGTCATTCTTGAATCGCTCTTCCAGCGCTTCGGCGCCACGACCAAAATCATCAACGGCGAGCCCGACGGTCGCTTCCCGAACCGCCCTTCAGAGCCGGCGCCGAAGAATATCGGTGCGCTGATGGAGCTGGTCGCCGCGAGCGATTTCGACTGCGGCATCGCCTTCGATGGCGACTGCGACCGTTGCGTTTTTGTCGACAACCGTGGCCGTGCGGTGCCGACCGAGAAAATCGGCATCCTGCTGGTGCCCGAGCTGTTGAAGCTGCGGCAAGGACCGGTGCTGGCCAACGTCCCCTGCTCGATGGTGCTGGAGGACGAAATCCCGAAGCTGGGCGCCGAACTGGTCTGGATTCGGGTCGGCGACGTCTTTGTTTGCGAGGAATTGAAGAAGCACAATGCGATACTGGCACTCGAGATTTCGGCCCATCTCTTCGCCCCCGACCTTACGGAATTCCTGTTCGATGACCCGCTGATTATTTCTCTCAAGGTGCTGGAGCTGCTGCGCGCTTCCGGCCGTAAGCTTTCGGAGCTGGCGGACGAAATTCCGTCGCTGTCCTACGAGGAACTCAAGTTCGCCTGCCCTGACGATGTAAAATTCGACCTGAACGCGGCGTTGCAGGCCGACTTCACCGCGCGCGGTTACCGTGTCGAGACCATTGACGGCGTCAAGGTCTGGCTCGACGATGGCTGGGTGCTGCTGCGCCCTTCCAACACGCAGCCGGTGATGCGCATGTTCATCGAGGCGCGCACACCCGAACGGCTGGCGGAAATCCGGGCGGAGTTCACCGCCGAGTATGAACTGGCGCTGGCATCGCTCTCAGGCTGA
- the aceE gene encoding pyruvate dehydrogenase (acetyl-transferring), homodimeric type, whose protein sequence is MQDDFTQQLPDRDPQETREWIESLEAVIEAGGSDRARNLLYRLLEAAQRQGVAIPEVLNTPYINTIPASAEPPYPGDEGIERRIRRIIRWNAAMMVSRANKRHGGIGGHISTYASAASLYEIGFHHFFRGKERGPGDLVYFQGHASPGIYSRAFLEGRLSEAQMDHFRREAFTAGLSSYPHPRLMPDFWEFPTVSMGLGPTNAIYQARFNRYLHARGIADTSQSRVWAFPGDGECDEPETLHALTLAAREKLDNLTFVVNCNLQRLDGPVRGNGKIVQELEAKFLGAGWNVIKVIWGSDWDPLLARDSDGLLLHRMEETLDGDYQRLAVESADNIREQFFGPELQHLVAGIPDDELTRMRRGGHDTQKVYTAYAAAMAYKGAPTAILAKTVKGWALGGGFEARNITHQKKALESPDLKFFRDLLELQISDDELEEFPYYLPADDSEEVQYLLSHRDALGGCVPQRNRSATTVALPKRDTYREFDDGSGEQQVSTTMAFVRLMRNLMLSGEFGKRIVPIVPDEARTFGIEALFTEFKIYNALGQDYTPVDAELLLSYVEAEDGQILEEGISEAGAMSSFTAAGTAHSSFGEQTIPFYIFYSMFGFQRVGDAIWCAADSRARGFLLGATAGRTTLNGEGLQHQDGHSLLVAATVPCCLAYDPAFAYEIAVIVREGLRRMVDEQEDLLYYLTLYNENYAMPPKPARAERGIIQGIYRFRKPAKPQVRLFGSGSIMQQVLRAAQILEEKFGVAAEIWSVTSYGGLRRDALKCERWNWLHPTEEERTPFIQQQLGKRRMPTIAATDFMRAVPDMVGKWVPGPYITLGTDGFGRSDTREQLRSFFEVSGEHITVAALNALAQSGKFPAEDVASAIRTLGVDPELADPFYSY, encoded by the coding sequence ATGCAGGATGACTTCACGCAGCAGTTGCCCGACCGCGACCCGCAGGAGACGCGCGAGTGGATTGAGTCGCTGGAGGCGGTAATCGAGGCGGGCGGCAGCGACCGCGCGCGCAACCTGCTCTACCGGCTGCTCGAAGCGGCGCAGCGGCAGGGCGTCGCAATTCCCGAAGTGCTGAACACACCATATATCAACACAATCCCCGCCAGCGCCGAACCGCCCTATCCGGGCGACGAGGGCATTGAGCGGCGCATCCGGCGCATCATCCGCTGGAACGCGGCGATGATGGTCTCGCGCGCCAACAAGCGGCATGGCGGCATCGGCGGCCATATCTCGACCTACGCCTCGGCTGCGAGCCTCTACGAAATCGGCTTCCACCATTTCTTCCGCGGCAAGGAACGGGGGCCGGGCGACCTCGTCTACTTTCAGGGCCACGCCTCGCCCGGCATCTACTCGCGGGCGTTCCTCGAAGGGCGATTGAGCGAGGCGCAGATGGACCACTTCCGTCGCGAGGCGTTCACCGCAGGGCTCTCGAGCTACCCGCACCCGCGGCTGATGCCCGATTTCTGGGAGTTCCCGACTGTCTCGATGGGGCTCGGCCCGACCAACGCCATCTATCAGGCGCGCTTCAACCGCTACCTCCACGCGCGCGGTATTGCCGATACCAGCCAGTCGCGCGTCTGGGCATTCCCCGGCGACGGCGAATGCGACGAGCCGGAGACGCTGCACGCGCTGACGCTGGCAGCACGCGAGAAGCTCGACAACCTGACGTTTGTCGTCAACTGCAACCTGCAACGGCTCGATGGGCCGGTGCGCGGCAACGGCAAGATTGTTCAGGAGCTGGAAGCAAAGTTCCTCGGCGCGGGCTGGAACGTCATCAAGGTCATCTGGGGCAGCGACTGGGACCCGCTACTGGCGCGCGACAGCGACGGGCTGCTGCTCCACCGCATGGAGGAGACGCTCGACGGCGACTACCAGCGGCTCGCCGTGGAGTCGGCCGACAACATCCGCGAGCAATTCTTCGGCCCCGAGCTGCAGCATCTCGTCGCCGGGATTCCCGACGACGAGCTGACGCGCATGCGGCGCGGGGGGCACGACACGCAGAAGGTCTACACGGCCTACGCGGCGGCAATGGCGTATAAGGGTGCACCGACCGCCATCCTCGCCAAGACTGTGAAAGGGTGGGCGCTCGGCGGCGGCTTCGAGGCGCGCAACATCACCCACCAGAAGAAGGCGCTCGAATCGCCGGACCTGAAGTTCTTCCGCGACCTGCTCGAGCTGCAGATTTCCGACGACGAACTGGAGGAGTTCCCCTACTACCTGCCGGCCGACGACAGCGAGGAGGTGCAGTACCTGCTCTCGCACCGCGATGCGCTGGGCGGCTGCGTCCCACAACGTAATCGCAGCGCGACCACGGTCGCGCTGCCGAAACGCGACACCTACAGGGAGTTCGATGACGGCAGCGGCGAACAGCAGGTCTCGACGACGATGGCGTTCGTACGGCTGATGCGCAACCTGATGCTCTCTGGCGAATTCGGAAAGCGCATCGTCCCTATCGTCCCGGACGAGGCGCGCACCTTCGGGATAGAAGCGCTCTTCACCGAGTTCAAGATTTACAACGCGCTCGGGCAGGACTACACGCCGGTCGACGCCGAGCTGCTTCTGTCGTACGTCGAGGCGGAGGACGGCCAGATTCTCGAGGAGGGCATCTCCGAGGCGGGGGCGATGAGCTCCTTCACCGCAGCGGGCACCGCCCATTCCAGCTTCGGCGAACAGACCATACCGTTCTACATCTTCTACTCGATGTTCGGCTTCCAGCGCGTCGGCGACGCCATCTGGTGCGCCGCTGATTCACGCGCGCGCGGCTTCCTGCTCGGCGCGACCGCCGGTCGCACGACGCTCAACGGCGAGGGGCTGCAGCACCAGGACGGGCATTCGTTGCTGGTCGCCGCGACGGTGCCGTGCTGCCTTGCCTACGACCCGGCGTTCGCCTACGAAATCGCGGTCATCGTGCGCGAGGGGCTGCGGCGCATGGTCGACGAACAGGAGGACCTGCTCTACTACCTGACGCTCTACAACGAAAATTACGCCATGCCGCCCAAGCCAGCGCGTGCCGAGCGCGGCATCATCCAGGGCATCTACCGCTTCCGGAAACCGGCGAAGCCGCAAGTGCGGCTCTTCGGCAGCGGCTCAATCATGCAGCAGGTGCTACGTGCCGCCCAGATACTCGAAGAAAAATTCGGCGTCGCCGCCGAAATCTGGTCGGTGACGAGCTACGGCGGGCTGCGGCGCGACGCGTTGAAGTGCGAGCGCTGGAACTGGCTGCACCCCACCGAGGAAGAGCGCACGCCGTTCATCCAGCAGCAGCTGGGCAAGCGGCGCATGCCAACCATCGCCGCCACCGACTTTATGCGCGCGGTGCCCGACATGGTCGGCAAGTGGGTGCCCGGCCCCTACATCACGCTCGGCACCGACGGTTTCGGCCGCAGCGATACCCGCGAGCAGCTGCGCAGCTTCTTCGAGGTCAGCGGCGAGCACATCACCGTCGCGGCACTCAACGCGCTCGCGCAATCAGGCAAGTTCCCGGCGGAAGACGTCGCGAGCGCCATCAGGACGCTCGGAGTGGACCCGGAGCTGGCCGACCCGTTCTATTCTTATTGA
- a CDS encoding transglutaminase-like domain-containing protein has protein sequence MEQCSYCGFVLEALGSNCPNCGVAVPGRPPAQVTVTESAQPRQATHYRRRRGWLKPLLALLLVAGLLTLPQAQPFLRELDDLWGELNTAYYEVPEAVTMTVMRNFTIFLTSDPSADYRLALSEPGHRPSGPQGAGNSWQEIHALNATPAWDDTHAGKMLWEGHISDGERVEISVSYSVTVSTIQSNLKAEETGTVNDYPSEYDSYLQDEWKVEPSNTQVQELALQFSNGTDGNVLRILRNIFDYVMGNFTYVLGTTPKSCEQTLAYGYGDCDDLGLLYVSIARAAGIPAWMELGMIPRSSDGLQDWGGHAWVNALVPLAGGNYTVVTVDLANGYFLWMPPYRLSEYVDNGDPDDLKAFYFLFSSQGSGRASFTQDISVASYSEQGQLRIEA, from the coding sequence ATGGAGCAGTGCAGCTACTGCGGCTTCGTGCTGGAAGCGCTCGGTTCGAACTGTCCCAACTGCGGTGTCGCGGTGCCGGGTCGCCCGCCGGCACAGGTCACGGTGACAGAGTCGGCGCAGCCCCGTCAGGCCACGCATTACCGCCGGCGGCGCGGCTGGCTGAAACCGTTGCTGGCGCTGCTGCTGGTGGCGGGACTACTGACGCTGCCGCAGGCTCAGCCTTTCCTGCGCGAGCTCGACGACCTGTGGGGGGAGCTGAACACCGCTTACTACGAAGTCCCCGAAGCGGTGACCATGACGGTGATGCGCAACTTTACGATATTCCTCACCTCGGACCCATCGGCTGACTACCGGCTGGCGCTGAGCGAGCCGGGCCATCGTCCCAGCGGCCCGCAGGGCGCCGGCAATAGCTGGCAGGAGATACACGCGCTCAACGCGACGCCGGCATGGGACGACACACACGCCGGCAAGATGCTCTGGGAGGGGCACATCTCGGATGGCGAACGGGTCGAGATTTCGGTCAGCTACAGCGTCACCGTCTCGACCATCCAGTCTAACCTGAAAGCGGAGGAGACCGGAACTGTCAACGACTACCCCTCCGAGTACGACAGCTACCTGCAGGACGAGTGGAAGGTCGAGCCCTCCAACACGCAGGTGCAGGAGCTGGCGCTGCAATTCTCCAATGGCACCGACGGTAACGTGCTGCGCATCCTGCGCAATATCTTCGACTACGTCATGGGCAATTTCACCTACGTCCTCGGAACAACACCCAAGAGCTGCGAGCAGACGCTCGCCTACGGCTACGGCGACTGCGACGACCTCGGGCTGCTCTACGTCTCGATCGCGCGTGCGGCCGGAATCCCGGCCTGGATGGAGCTGGGAATGATTCCGCGCTCATCCGACGGGCTGCAGGACTGGGGCGGCCACGCCTGGGTCAACGCGCTGGTGCCGCTCGCCGGCGGAAACTACACCGTCGTGACGGTCGACCTCGCCAACGGCTACTTCCTCTGGATGCCACCCTACCGGCTCTCGGAGTATGTCGACAACGGCGACCCCGATGACCTGAAGGCGTTCTACTTCCTCTTCTCGAGCCAGGGCAGCGGCCGCGCCAGCTTCACGCAGGATATCTCTGTCGCCAGCTACAGCGAGCAGGGCCAGCTGCGCATCGAGGCATGA
- a CDS encoding deoxyhypusine synthase family protein, which produces MSEAAASDESRERTTPPPIPAGDFTPAQQARREELLRDPVRQFRVAEHPGTVQLFDTMRSGSFQGRQLGEAAALFERQTHEDLGIIWSLAGSLFSAGMRQVVIDSLRSGLADLLVCTGALFEQDMLEALGHSHYHCRPDMDDGELQELLVDRVYDHLLDELALRQVDATYIRIADGMEPGRYSSRAFLAECGRWLASAEGVQDSVLQVAFEMGVPIFVPALNDCSVGVGLVMHQAQRGLEQSVGIDSIRDFHELAELKAWAGDTGLLVVGGGVPKNYAQDAVIAAEMLGHTPSRHRFGIQLSVADVRDGGLSGSTLREAISWGKNDRKIEEVMVWGEASLTFPLLVAYAWHKRLEQPRQPQRLARFFDDQSF; this is translated from the coding sequence ATGAGCGAGGCGGCAGCCAGCGACGAAAGCCGGGAACGCACCACTCCGCCGCCAATCCCCGCAGGCGATTTTACCCCTGCCCAGCAGGCGCGCCGCGAGGAACTGCTGCGCGACCCCGTACGGCAATTCCGGGTTGCCGAGCACCCCGGCACGGTGCAGCTGTTCGACACGATGCGCAGCGGCAGCTTTCAGGGACGGCAGCTGGGCGAAGCGGCGGCGCTCTTTGAGCGCCAGACGCATGAGGATTTGGGTATTATCTGGTCGCTGGCGGGAAGCCTTTTCAGCGCCGGGATGCGGCAGGTGGTCATCGACAGCCTCCGCAGCGGACTGGCCGACCTGCTGGTCTGCACCGGGGCGCTCTTCGAGCAGGATATGCTCGAGGCGCTGGGGCATTCGCACTACCACTGCCGGCCCGATATGGACGACGGTGAATTACAGGAGCTGCTGGTGGACCGGGTCTACGACCACCTGCTCGACGAGCTGGCGCTGCGGCAGGTGGACGCCACCTACATCCGGATTGCCGATGGCATGGAGCCAGGACGCTACTCGAGCCGCGCCTTCCTCGCTGAGTGCGGCCGCTGGCTCGCTTCAGCCGAGGGAGTGCAGGACTCGGTGCTGCAGGTCGCGTTCGAAATGGGCGTGCCCATCTTCGTCCCGGCGCTCAACGACTGCTCGGTCGGCGTGGGTCTGGTGATGCACCAGGCGCAGCGCGGGCTCGAGCAGAGCGTCGGAATCGACAGCATCCGCGACTTCCACGAACTGGCCGAACTGAAGGCGTGGGCCGGCGATACCGGGCTGCTGGTCGTCGGCGGCGGCGTTCCAAAGAATTACGCGCAGGACGCGGTGATTGCGGCGGAGATGCTAGGGCATACACCGAGCCGTCACCGCTTCGGCATCCAGCTCTCGGTCGCCGACGTGCGCGACGGCGGCCTTTCGGGGTCGACGCTGCGCGAGGCGATTTCATGGGGCAAGAACGACCGCAAAATCGAGGAAGTCATGGTGTGGGGCGAAGCCTCCCTGACGTTCCCGCTGCTGGTCGCATACGCCTGGCACAAGCGGCTGGAACAACCGCGCCAGCCGCAACGGCTGGCGCGGTTCTTCGACGACCAATCCTTTTAA
- the thsA gene encoding thermosome subunit alpha, whose amino-acid sequence MMSGNTPVLILKEGTQRDTGRQATHNNIAAAKAIAEAVRSTLGPKGMDKMMVDSMGDVVITNDGVTILKEIEVEHPAAKMIVEVAKTQDSECGDGTTTAVILAGELLKNAEELLNKGVHATAIGNGYRRAATEADAIMQKYARPIRRSETAKLRAIAVTAMTGKSSEAMAGFLAEITVSAVRSVAEGSGCNTMVDRDDIKIQKKQGASIGDTELVTGIILDKEPVHTGMPRCIAKAKVALVDAAFEIRKTEFDAKIQINDPSQVQAFLDQEEDTIRKLVMRVKKAGANVVVCQKGIDDLAQHFMAKQGIMAIRRAKKSDMEALARATGGSIVSSIDSISKADLGAAGLVETRKIGDDDMTFITNCSNPKSVSILVRGGTEHVIDEIERNLEDAIGVVSLVVEDGRMVTGGGAAEIELALKLRKYAPRVGGREQLAIEAFADAIEIVPRTLAENAGLDVIDTLMALRKAHTRKGRNPHAGLDVFSGSVVNMRSRNVMEPLRVKTQAISSATDVASMILRIDDVIASRAPEESPMPPGGDMGGGMPGM is encoded by the coding sequence ATGATGTCCGGCAATACTCCCGTGCTCATCCTCAAGGAGGGCACCCAGCGCGACACCGGCCGACAGGCCACGCACAACAACATCGCCGCAGCCAAGGCGATAGCCGAAGCAGTGCGCAGCACCCTTGGCCCGAAGGGCATGGACAAGATGATGGTCGACTCGATGGGCGACGTCGTGATTACCAACGACGGCGTCACGATTCTCAAGGAAATCGAGGTCGAGCATCCGGCCGCCAAGATGATTGTCGAGGTCGCCAAGACGCAGGATTCCGAATGTGGCGACGGAACTACTACCGCAGTCATCCTCGCCGGCGAACTGCTGAAGAACGCCGAGGAGCTGCTCAACAAGGGCGTCCACGCCACCGCCATCGGCAACGGCTACCGCCGCGCCGCGACAGAAGCGGATGCCATCATGCAGAAGTATGCGCGCCCCATCCGGCGCAGCGAGACCGCCAAGCTCAGGGCGATTGCCGTCACGGCGATGACCGGCAAGTCTTCCGAAGCGATGGCGGGCTTCCTGGCCGAGATTACCGTAAGCGCCGTCCGGTCGGTTGCCGAGGGCAGCGGCTGCAACACCATGGTCGACCGTGATGATATCAAGATCCAGAAGAAGCAGGGCGCTTCCATCGGTGACACCGAACTGGTGACCGGCATAATTCTCGACAAGGAGCCGGTGCATACGGGAATGCCACGGTGTATCGCGAAAGCGAAGGTGGCGCTGGTTGATGCGGCGTTCGAAATCCGCAAGACCGAGTTCGACGCCAAAATCCAGATTAACGACCCGTCGCAGGTGCAGGCGTTCCTCGACCAGGAAGAGGATACCATCCGCAAGCTCGTCATGAGGGTGAAAAAGGCGGGCGCAAACGTCGTCGTCTGCCAGAAAGGCATTGACGACCTGGCGCAGCACTTCATGGCCAAGCAGGGTATCATGGCCATTCGGCGCGCTAAAAAATCAGACATGGAAGCGCTGGCGCGCGCGACCGGCGGTAGTATCGTCTCGAGCATCGACTCCATCTCCAAGGCTGACTTGGGCGCTGCCGGCCTCGTCGAAACGCGCAAGATTGGCGACGACGACATGACCTTCATCACCAATTGCAGCAACCCCAAGTCGGTATCGATCCTGGTCCGCGGCGGCACCGAGCACGTCATCGACGAAATCGAGCGCAACCTCGAGGACGCTATCGGCGTCGTCTCACTGGTCGTCGAGGACGGGCGCATGGTGACCGGCGGCGGCGCAGCCGAAATCGAGCTGGCGCTCAAGCTGCGCAAGTACGCGCCGCGCGTCGGCGGCCGCGAGCAGCTCGCCATCGAGGCGTTCGCGGACGCGATTGAAATCGTGCCGCGCACGCTGGCCGAGAACGCCGGGCTGGACGTCATCGACACGCTGATGGCGCTGCGCAAGGCGCACACCCGCAAGGGGCGCAACCCCCACGCGGGGCTGGACGTCTTCAGCGGCTCGGTCGTCAACATGCGCTCGCGCAACGTGATGGAGCCGTTGCGCGTCAAGACGCAGGCCATCTCGTCCGCCACGGATGTCGCGAGCATGATTCTGCGCATTGACGATGTCATCGCCTCGCGGGCGCCCGAAGAGTCGCCGATGCCGCCCGGCGGCGACATGGGTGGCGGCATGCCGGGGATGTAG
- a CDS encoding DUF5654 family protein: MGFEENAKKLDVRAIILSSVMTAFGLVIALAWKDAINATVAYVMPNNDASTLYGVYVAAVSVTLLVTVLAWLVMRANRQIEERLGLDDDED, from the coding sequence ATGGGATTCGAAGAAAACGCAAAAAAACTAGATGTCCGCGCTATCATCCTCTCGTCAGTCATGACCGCCTTCGGGCTGGTCATTGCGCTGGCGTGGAAGGATGCGATCAACGCCACCGTCGCCTACGTAATGCCGAACAATGACGCCTCGACCCTTTACGGTGTCTACGTCGCGGCGGTCAGCGTCACGCTGCTCGTGACAGTGCTGGCGTGGCTGGTGATGCGCGCCAACCGGCAGATTGAAGAGCGGCTCGGGCTTGACGACGACGAGGACTGA